The nucleotide window CCATCTCTATTTCTTGCCACTCCAAACAGACATCatcattcaaattaatttataaactaattaatcttattaaaaatgatattataaaatttcatagaattaatttgagtattcttgatttctctttttaaaataattcacACTGATTTATTTTTCACAAGCATCTCAAAAATTACTTTGCTAAGCTAGGCATTCTTCATTGATAGACTTAGAacccgtttggattggcttaaaagttggttaaacctacttttaagtcagtttttgacttttgaagtgtttggcaaatataaaaaataacttaaaataagtcaaaaatgatttaaaataagttacgaagtgtttggcaaggtaaaaaaatgacttaaaataagtcagaaaCCAAAAATAGatctccccctactttttattttttgacttaaaagtcatttcagtttgattttttatttttgacttaaaaactaccTTTTTAAGCCAATTTAAACTGGCTCTTAAATCTTTATAATGGGTAGGAAtaataacaagaaaaagaaacgtGATTAGCCGGAAGAGTCGAAAACAACAAGTGCCTAGGGGAGAATACGGGCAAAAGTTTCAGTAGGTGGATTTGGAGAGGTGTTGGATTAAATAGggttgaaaattattttttgtcttttaaaattaaaatttttttatagttagATTAGGCCCATGGCCATGTGtcataattttatgtaaattttttaGGAATCTCATAGTGTAAGAAAAAATTACATCCCAATCctactctttttcaatttataaaaattttctAAAATGTCTGTCATTCGGATACATCCCATTACATCACATTTGATACATTATACAACTAGTTTGttgagataaaaaaaagaaattaaatataaaattaaatatcaatttCCCAAATCATGCAAATCATATTGATGTCAGTCTTTTCCAAATAACACttcaaacaattcaaattttaaattttttccctCAAATCTCTCCCAAATcgtaacaaattcaaaaaaagtcgacaattttatatagttatgtatcatatacaaaaaataaaactataaatatgATATACACtgatttatttataaaacaATATTGCATATACTTAACAACATGTGCTATATCACAACATCTGATACATAACTATATTATATACATAACAAAGTTATGTgtcatatacataattatgaatatgatacaaACTGATTTTATTATAAAACATTAGTTTTTATGtatcaataataatatttgatagTGTCTACATATGCATAGCATTCTACTAGTTGAATAAGGCTAGGTGTATGTATTGGTAGTAAAAGATAACAAAATTTGTAATAGTTGTGTATCCAATACATAACTATGAACATGATACATACTAATTTGTGTTTCAGTAAATTAGGGTTAtgtatcaaaacaaatatttgaaaacgATATATTGTACatgataaaattgtaatgtatcataaaGGTGAAACAAAcgaattatacattaatttaagaatcaaaatcaactagatacattaaaagatttgttgaacgcaacaaaaaaatcaacaatttaatctgctaaaagaaaaaaaatgatgaagaaatccTTCCACACTTTCTCCTTTGCTCTGTATCAACTCTTGTAGcttttttcactttcaacaatGACGTCAATCCATGGATCTCAACCCAAAGCCCTTTTCAGAGCCACCAACAACTCTTGATAAATTATCATAATGTTGAAACGAAtgcattatacattaatttcagaaacaaaaacaactagatattttaaaaactaaacCCATATGTATTAGAAAAAACGAAcaacaaaagataaaaaaaaaagttaacaaTCTGAtctattgaaaacaaaaaaatgatgaagCAATCCTTTTACACTTTCTCTTTTGCTCTGTATCAATTCCCGTAGCTTTTTTCCCACTTTCAACAATGGTGTCACCCATGGATCTCGACCCAAATCCTTTACCAAAGCTACCAGCAACTCGACTTTCCCCCTTTTTTGGGGGCGTTTTTTCCACAATCGATTTTAAAGTTGAAGATGTATTCTTCTTCGACTCGTAGatgaaaaagctaaaaaaatCGATACCTGATgaagtggaaagaaaaaaatggatgaaGAAGAACTACCTCTTCATAACTTGCAATCAATCggaaagagaaaagatttgaaattaaaaaatagggTGATGGAGATAATTGGTGATACCATGAAGTGATTTTAGGcgtgaaaaaaggaaaaaaaatcttgGGGTGATAGTTTACGGTGATGTATCCGGAAAAGTGAGAGAAattgtgaaaaagaagaatttttacatttttttggaaTGATAgggaaaagtaaaaaatatggtaaaaaaaaaagaaggatatgtagttaggtaatttttcataatttgattcataACTTTTTAAAGATATTGCATGTGAGTTATacacacaatattttttttatgttggttGTCATTTTGTGCTTGATAGATACATATTCGTTAATATTAGAGTCTAATAGGTATTTATCCTAGTTGAAGTGTCTAATTGAATTATACGACAATATTAAGAGACCGTAAATGACTTAAGCcgaaaaataaacaagaaaaacatttttaatagaaaaatctcaccatagaaataaaaataaaatttcaattggTGAATCATACAAGTAAAACCAACAATATTTTATTGGGGtatcatatataaatttttatacaattttaaaataaaatttcaattggTGAATCATACAAATAAAACCAACAATTTTTAATTGGGgaatcatatataaatttttatacaatgttaaaataaaatttcaattggTGAATCTTACAAATAAAACCAACAATTTTTAATTGGgaaatcatatataaatttttatacaagtttaaacaaaaattttaacagactattattatataatcaatacttataacaatactCTAGTTGCTATCTTAATTTAAAATGTTATCTCTGTTGTGCTTATTAATCTCGCGAacatgataaaattaaattaaaaaacgAAATGTGTACAAATTGATTCGAATATCATcgttataaaaattaaaataaaaaattcatcaaatgaatataaaaatagataaacaagagtcaattttttttaaaaaaaaaattacactttcTTTATATGGATATTCCCATCATAATTTAATTGTCAGAAAATTGTATATTGAATCGGACACTATAAATTGCCAAAATTTCTTAATCTAATAAGCAATAATAGagacttttacttttattttattcaagagttccttaataaacaaaaataacatttttaatagaactttttcactttacaagtaaaataaaatttcaaaagggaaaattatgcaTCTACTAgactactaataataatatcaagTAAATCAACATTTTCAGTAGGGAAAGCGTACCtttctagaaaatataaatttatataagttGAAACATAAATCTTGATATGGAGTAATATTACATAATTAATACCCTATCCTAATTTCAAAATGTTATCTACGAGAAGTATAATAATAGATAAActtcaaagaaataaaattaagaaaatcatccTATCTctatatcataatttaaatgtaaaagAGTTTTAAATTGAATTGTACACTATGAAGAGTGACATTTCATAATCAAATAAATAGTTGACACATACCTTAATGGACTTGAAAATTCACAAACATGGTAAAAAATTTAAGAGCTAAACTTCCTTCTTTTggatgattttttatttttttttggttgtgtttttATTGAGTAAATATCTTAAAATGTCACTTAAGTATGTAAAATTATTtgagaaagtcactcaacttagttttgtatcaataaagtcattcaatttatgaatttcttttataaagtCACTCAAGTTAAACTAATTTTTCTACAAATTCATTCtacccaaaagaaaaaagagataatTGCACAAATCACCCTTCAAGTCtagttttttaatatttacttCCATTGTAgtttataatattatgtttatctctcttatttatttatttttaaataataattgtcttaacttaattaattgggatatattaatatcattaattttattctaaatatttttatattaaaatattaaaattgtcgAACAGGAACTTAACAACGTTTTTAATTAGCCTATAAACAGTAGtcttacaaaatattttccctttaaattaatgttttcttttattttttaaaaaagattaaaaaaaaaatatttttttagataatttcACGTTTGTGATTAATgcattttctattttcttttcttattatacGATCCtatcaacaataataattattccttttatttatttttatttatccacataatattttaaaaataaatttatgagcACAAAAAgtgattaaattatttgtagAGTTCAAAacttatttacttaattatggtTATGATATTGGTTAATATGATATAGTCTTGacgtttaaaatttaaataagacatATGTCTCTCATCAAGATGTGTATTTGACTAGAAGAAAAGAGTAATGGAGgagggggggggaggggggggaggGAGCCAAATCCctatttttatattcatattaattaggttaaaaaaataattattaataaaaatataagagaggtaagtataatattataaactaaaatgaaagtAATTAGTATTACAAAACTAAACTTGATGGGTGGTTTATGCAATTATCTCTTATATCTTTTGGTTATAatgattttctagaaaaataatttaacttgaatgactttataaaagaaaatccgTTGAGTGACTTTATTAATACAAAACCAAGTTTGAGTGACTTTCTTAAATAATTTCACATATTTGAATAACATTTTGGGATATTTACTCTGTTTTTATTCAATGCCATCATCATTGAATTAACTAATCAAACAAATTTATACACTATGCATACCAAATATagtgaaaatttaaattttaaaaaaaaatcaattatggCAAGAATCTTTTAAACTAGtaattttttgttataaatatGAGATATCTAAACTCAAAAACTTCACAACCAaaatctctcttttcttctcttgatagatcaaaaaaaaaataatacatttgtTTAAATAGTTAATCATGTCTTTGGGCGGAATAGTGGATGCCATCGTTGGAAACAATGATGGGGAAAAGGTGAAAGGAAGAgtgattttgatgaaaaaaaatgttttagacTTCACTGATATACGTGCTTCAGTTGTTGATGGGGTTGCTGATTTACTTGGCCAAAAAGTCTCTATCCAATTGATAAGTGGTTCTGTTAATGCTGGTTAGTAAAAGTTTCTAAttcttttaacaaaaaaaaaaaaaattaattaagtttgcCTTTTTACGtattgaaatcaaatcaaactaattaagttGAGGTTTCATTTGCAGCAGATGGTTTGGAAGGGAAACGCAGCAATCCAGCATACTTAGAGAGTTGGCTTACACACATCACCCCAATAATAGCAGGGGAATCAACTTTTAGTGTCACTTTTGATTGGGATCACAAAGAGTTTGGAGTTCCAGGAGCATTCATTATCAAGAATCTTCATCTTAATGAGTTCTTCCTCAAGTCACTCACACTCGAAGATGTTCCTAATCATGGAAACATCCATTTTGTCTGCAATTCTTGGGTTTATCCTTCTTTTAGATACAAGTCTGACCGCATTTTCTTTGCGAATCAGGTACATTTAATTCATTCATAAAGAATGTATGTGTCTAAACACGTATTTGCATTGCCGTAATTATGGTATGTTCTTCAGGCTTATCTCCCAAGTGAAACACCAGAACCATTGCGAAATTACAGAGAAAATGAACTAGTGGTTTTAAGAGGAGATGGTACTGGAAAGCTTGAAGAATGGGACAGGGTTTATGACTATGCTTGTTACAATGACTTGGGTGATCCAGATAAGGGCGAAGAGTATGCTAGGCCTATCCTTGGAGGGTCCTCTGAGTACCCGTATCCTCGTAGAGGCAGGACAGGCCGCAAACCAACCAGAACAGGTTAAGGCATTCGcaaaactttatatttttgtaactCAACAAGTATATTAATCTCAAGTTTTACTATCtacattttcatatttaattttttagaacTCTTTTGTTCTCTGCAGATCCTAATTGTGAGAGCAGGAACCCATTGCTTATGACCTTAGACATGTATGTGCCAAGGGACGAGCGATTTGGTCATGTGAAGAATTCAGACTTCTTGACATTTTCCTTAAAATCCATTTTGCAAACTCTTCTCCCTGAGTTTAAGGCTTTGCTCGATAACACGCCTAATGAGTTTGATAGCTTTGCGGATGTACTTAATCTCTATGAAGGAGGAATCAAGTTGCCTGAAGGCCCTTTGTTGAAGACCATTACTGATAGCATTCCCTCGGAGATACTAAAAGACATCCTTCAAACTGATGGTCAAGGCCTACTTAAGTACCCAATTCCTCGAGTTATTCaaggtatttatttatattcctACATGATCAAAAGCATTTTCACAAGTATTATTTCTCACGCCTTCACCTTTTGTAACCTAAATATGTTGGTATTTAGACGATAAAACTGCATGGAGGACGGATGAGGAATTTGGGAGAGAAATGTTAGCGGGAATCAATCCGGTCGTAATCAGTAGACTCCAAGTAAGCTTAATTCATCTAAATTTCAACTCTTTGAAGATATCAAGATCTTGCTTAAGTTCACTtctattttcatgatatttCCTTACACATTTTGAAGATATTGGCTTATCTAATGTCTGCAGGAATTCCCTCCGAAGAGCAAGTTGGATCCAACCATATATGGAAACCAAAACAGTACAATTACCACAGAACATGTACAGGATAAGTTGGATGGATTAACAGTGGATGAGGTATATTACTTCTGTTTCGCTACTAGCTAGATTCTTTGATCAAGTTTTCTGACAAAAACTGATACTCTTAACAGGCAATCAAGACTAACAGGTTATTCATATTGAACCACCATAACATCGTGATGCCATTATTGAGGAAAATTAACATGTCAGCAAACACAAAAGCCTATGCCTCAAGAACTCTGCTCTTCCTACAAGATAATAGAACTTTGAAGCCACTAGCTATTGAACTAAGCTTGCCACATCCAGACGGAGATCAATTTGGTACTGTTAGCAAAGTATATACACCAGCTGACAAAGGTGTTGAAGGTTCTATCTGGCAGTTGGCCAAAGCCTATGTAGCAGTGAATGACATGGGCATTCATCAGCTCATTAGCCACTGGTAAAAATTGTCAGAAAGATTTATATGAAACACAACTTACCCATAAACAAATTCAATGTATTATTTAGTAATTGGAGACATTTGTTGTTACCTTTCCAGGTTGAATACACACGCGGTGATCGAACCATTTGTGATTGCAACAAATAGGCAACTAAGTGTGCTTCATCCTATTCATAAACTTCTTTATCCTCATTTCCGTAACACGATGAACATAAATGCTTTAGCAAGAGAGACCTTGGCCAATTGTGGTGGTTTTGTTGAGACGTATCTTTTTCCTGCCAAATATTCCATGGAAATGTCAGCAGCAGCTTACAAAGATTGGGTTTTCAATGAACAAGCACTTCCTGCTGATCTCATCAAAAGGTAACAAAAATCTCATACTCTGTACTAAATAATACagaacataaatttatgttttgtcGTCTTGCTAACCTGACCATAATGTTGTTCAATTACAGAGGAGTGGCTGTTGAGGACTCGAGCTCCCCACATGGCATTCGTTTACTGATTCTGGACTATCCATATGCTATTGATGGCTTGGAAATTTGGGCAGCAATCAACAGTTGGGTAACAGAATATTGCAAGTTCTATTACAAATCTGATGAGACAGTACAGAAAGACACTGAACTCCAAGCTTGGTGGAAGGAGCTCCGCGAAGAAGGACATGGCGACAAGAAAGATGAGGCTTGGTGGCCTAAAATGCAAACTCGACAAGAGCTCATAGATTGTTGCACCATCATTATATGGATAGCTTCAGCACTTCATGCAGCAGTCAATTTTGGCTTATACTCTTACGCTGGTTTTCTCCCTAATCGCCCTAGTTTAAGCTGGAATTTGATGCCAGAGCCAGGAAGTGCTGAGTATGAAGAGCTCAAGACAAATCCAGACAAGGTATTCCTCAAAACATTTGTTCCTCAGTTGCAGACACTGCTTGAAATGTCCATCTTTGAGGTCTTGTCAAGGCATGCTTCAGATGAGGTTTACTTGGGACAAAGGGACTCACCTGAATGGACAAAGGATAAAGAACCACTTGTAGCTTTTGAGAGGTTTGTAAAGATGCTGAATGATATCGAGAATCGAATTATGATAATGAATAGTCATAAGAGTTGGAAGAACAGGTCAGGGCCTGTTAAAGTTCCATATACTTTGCTCTTCCCCAAAAGTCAAGAAGGACTCACAGGCAAAGGAATTCCCAACAGTGTGTCTATATAGAACTTATTATTGAATCCGTTTGTTGTGCTTGTTTCTTGTTATTCCCAACCAAATAAACTCTTTGTTCCAAATAAAGAGTATTGTATTGTGTTGTGTtggttgtattgtattgttggtttaaatacaatgtttgttGTACTTATTTCTCGTTATTCCCAACCAAATAAACTCTTTGTTTCCAAATAAAGTTGTAGTTggttttatttttcatcttctttttgctAATTTAACAAGGAAATTTATATGCTCACTACACTAGGAAGTTACAAAAGTTGCAATCTGTTGAACCTGGACATACCAATCTATTGGATAGATATGATTACATTGaaagtaaatttaaaatatgatgCAACTTAGGGGTGGGAGTTCGGTTTTATCAAacttcggttcggtttttggtttTCGGTTTTAGAAAAATGTGCACCGTATATTAAACCAAACTAATTCAGTTCGGTTCGATTTAGTTCGGTGTTTTTAAATAGGTTTTTtggtgtgaatgaaaaataaaataaggataaagtataagatacttagaaatttaaaactatgTTAAGGAATGATGCATATCACCGTGGAACACTTATTGTGCTAACTAAAAGACTATATTTGTCTTTATCAAAAACATTATTGTGCCTCCAACAATTTATCGAGAAAACAAGTATGAAGATGGTTCCTTTACATAATGTACATTGATAGATATGTTTGAGTTTCTCTtggaaattaatatatatttcaagGTAACTATTGAATTGTACATTTGGTCATGTTACTTTGATTTGTTTATGAATGATTTAATTGttgattgaatttttaatttttagttaagagaatgcccatatatatatatatatatatatatatataattttttaatttttataaataaaagttcGGTTTTTCGATGCACCAAAGTTTTGAGACCCTTACACCGAACCAAAGAACCAAACTTCCGAAAAAATAACACCGACACCTAACCGAAAAACGGAAGAACCGAAACCAAAGAACCGAATTAGTTCGGTTCAATTCGGTTTTTAGATTTTCCGGTATTTATGCCCACCCCTAATGCAACTATATATATGTGAAGGGTCTCAAGTCGGTAGTTTAAACCTTAAGGGATGAGTCGTCTCTTTATATTGTCTTGAACAGTTCTCCTCACTAGAACTTATTTTTGTGGTTGAGTTAAGCTCAAAATCCATTTTCTTAACAATCAATGACATACATTATATgccacattaaaaaaaaactaagaaaaaatattatttttttcttcaatggatATGGttaaaattcattgaaaaaCACACAAGCGAGGTAATATACAAAGTATGGGAAAGAAAGAAGGTGGTTTGGAGAGTGAAATATTTTAGTTGAAATCGTGTTGAAAAATTTCTCcgtgatacatgtatctcatcTACATAGAGGTATACTTGAAAGCTTGGCTCAAATTTAAATCCAAAGAACCTTAAATCTCCACCAAATCATTCCAAAATTGAGATTCGAACTCCTTTAAGATATACCCAATCTATTCTAACAACACACGCTAGAAACAAATtccaatttcaaaaaatcaatacaatacaaatggtaataaccatccaaacaagctgTTACAGAACAGAAATAACTTACAACATTATTACACCCTTTATTGTAATTGGaactttcattaaaaaaaaaagagagattttATTTGGTGTTAATAACAGAATACTAAGAAACAACATCAACAAACAATAATAAGTTCTATATAGACACACTGTTAGGAATTCCTTTACCAGTGAGTCCCTCTTCACTTGTGGGGAAGAGGGAAGTATATGGAACTTTAACAGGCCCTGACCTGTTCTTCCATTTTTTATGATCACTATTCATCTGTAAAATCTGATTCCCGATATCACTCAGCTTCTTTCCAAACCTCTCAAAAGCTAAAAGTGGTTCTTGATCCTTTGTCCATTCAGGTGAGTCCCTCTGTCCGAGGTAAAGTGTATCCGAACTATGCCTTGACAAGACCTTTAAGATAGAAATTTCAAGCAGTGTCTGCAGCGGAGGAACGGTTGTTTTGAGGAATACCTTATCTGGATTTGTCTTGAGCTCTTCATATTCAGGACTTCCTGGTTCTGGCATGAACATTCGGCTTAAACTAGGGCGATTAAGGAGGTAACCAGCATAAGGGTATTGCCCAAAATTGACTGCTGCATGAAGTGCTGAAGCTATCCATATTGTGATGGTGCAAGATTCTATGAGCTCTTGTCGAGTTTGCATTTTAGGCCACCAAGGCTCATCTTTCTTGTCACCATGTCCTTCTTCGCGGAGTTCCTTCCACCATGCCTGGAGTTCACTGTCTTTCTGTACCGTGTCATCTGATTTGTAATAGAAGTTGCAGTATTCTGTCACCCAACTTTTGATTGCTGACCAGATTTTTAACCCATCAACAGCATATGGATAGTCTTGAATTAGTAAGCGAATGCCATGTGGGGAGCTCGAGTCCTCAACGGCCATTCCCCTGAAAGTCAgtaaattatattgtattagtGAATTTATATAGAGATGATTGAGTATAAAGTTAATAAGTGCTTTGTGTCTTTTCACTAACCTTTGGATGAGATCAGCAGGAAGTGCTTGTTCAGGGAAAATCCAGTTTTTGTAAACTACTGCTGACATTTCCATGGAATATTTAGCAGTAAAAAAAGTCAACTCAACAGTTCCGGCACTATTGATCAACTGATGTCTTCCTAAAGCATTTATGTTCATCTTGTCACGAAAATGAGGAAGGAGAAGCTTATGAATAGGGTGAAGCACACTTAGTTGCCTATTTGTTGCAATCACAAATGGCTCAATCACTGCATGTGTATTCAACCTGAGAAGGTAATAATAAATGTATCCAATTACTTTTACACAAATCATATATTGAATTTGGTTATGGGTAAGTTGTGTTTCATATAAAGGTTTTTGACAGGTTTTACCAGTGACTGATGAGCTCATGAATGCCCGAGTCATTCACTACTGCATAGGCTTTGGCCAACTGCCAGATAGAACCTTCAACACCTTGATCAGATGGTGTATACACTTTGCTAACAGTACCAAATTGATCTCCATCTGGATGTGGCAAACTTAGTTCAATTGCCAGTGGCTTCAAAGTTCCATTATCTTGCAAGAAAAGCAAAGTTCTTGAGGCATAAGTTTCTGTGTTTGTCGTCGTGTTAATTCTCCTCAAGTATGGCATAACGATGTCATGGTGGTTCAATATGAATAGCATGTTTGCCTTGATTGCCTGTTAAATATTGCCAACTCTTTGTCAACAACTAACATTTGTCACTGCAATCTTCTCACTTAAGTTGAATGAGCAATTTAGCTAGTATCAAgctaaaattattaattacctCATCAACTGTTAGTCCATCCAACTTATCCTCTATCTGCTCTCTGGTAATTGTACTGTTTTGGTTGCCATATATGTTAGGATCCAGATTGCTTTTCGGAGGAAATTCCTACAGATATTAGGTAAGCCAGCATCTTCAAAATGTGTAAAGAGATAATCACAATATTAGAAGTAAACTTAAGCAAGATCTTGATATCCCCAAAGAGTAGCAATTCAGATGAATTAAAGCTTACTTGGAGTCTAGTGATTAAGACGGGATTGATTCCCGCCAACATTTCTCTCCCAAATTCTTCATCCGTCCTCCATGCAGTTTTATCCTCTAAAATACACCAATATTTAGATTACCAAAGGTGaggtcataaaaaataatacttttgaTCATGCAGAAATTAAGATAAATACCTTGAATAACTTGAGGAGTTGGGAACTTGAATAGGCCTTCACCATCAGAATGAAAGATGTCTTTTAGAATCTCCAAAGGAATA belongs to Solanum stenotomum isolate F172 chromosome 1, ASM1918654v1, whole genome shotgun sequence and includes:
- the LOC125876904 gene encoding linoleate 9S-lipoxygenase B isoform X2, whose translation is MSLGGIVDAIVGNNDGEKVKGRVILMKKNVLDFTDIRASVVDGVADLLGQKVSIQLISGSVNADGLEGKRSNPAYLESWLTHITPIIAGESTFSVTFDWDHKEFGVPGAFIIKNLHLNEFFLKSLTLEDVPNHGNIHFVCNSWVYPSFRYKSDRIFFANQAYLPSETPEPLRNYRENELVVLRGDGTGKLEEWDRVYDYACYNDLGDPDKGEEYARPILGGSSEYPYPRRGRTGRKPTRTDPNCESRNPLLMTLDMYVPRDERFGHVKNSDFLTFSLKSILQTLLPEFKALLDNTPNEFDSFADVLNLYEGGIKLPEGPLLKTITDSIPSEILKDILQTDGQGLLKYPIPRVIQDDKTAWRTDEEFGREMLAGINPVVISRLQEFPPKSKLDPTIYGNQNSTITTEHVQDKLDGLTVDEAIKTNRLFILNHHNIVMPLLRKINMSANTKAYASRTLLFLQDNRTLKPLAIELSLPHPDGDQFGTVSKVYTPADKGVEGSIWQLAKAYVAVNDMGIHQLISHWLNTHAVIEPFVIATNRQLSVLHPIHKLLYPHFRNTMNINALARETLANCGGFVETYLFPAKYSMEMSAAAYKDWVFNEQALPADLIKRGVAVEDSSSPHGIRLLILDYPYAIDGLEIWAAINSWVTEYCKFYYKSDETVQKDTELQAWWKELREEGHGDKKDEAWWPKMQTRQELIDCCTIIIWIASALHAAVNFGLYSYAGFLPNRPSLSWNLMPEPGSAEYEELKTNPDKVFLKTFVPQLQTLLEMSIFEVLSRHASDEVYLGQRDSPEWTKDKEPLVAFERFVKMLNDIENRIMIMNSHKSWKNRSGPVKVPYTLLFPKSQEGLTGKGIPNSVSI
- the LOC125876904 gene encoding linoleate 9S-lipoxygenase B isoform X1, with the protein product MSLGGIVDAIVGNNDGEKVKGRVILMKKNVLDFTDIRASVVDGVADLLGQKVSIQLISGSVNAADGLEGKRSNPAYLESWLTHITPIIAGESTFSVTFDWDHKEFGVPGAFIIKNLHLNEFFLKSLTLEDVPNHGNIHFVCNSWVYPSFRYKSDRIFFANQAYLPSETPEPLRNYRENELVVLRGDGTGKLEEWDRVYDYACYNDLGDPDKGEEYARPILGGSSEYPYPRRGRTGRKPTRTDPNCESRNPLLMTLDMYVPRDERFGHVKNSDFLTFSLKSILQTLLPEFKALLDNTPNEFDSFADVLNLYEGGIKLPEGPLLKTITDSIPSEILKDILQTDGQGLLKYPIPRVIQDDKTAWRTDEEFGREMLAGINPVVISRLQEFPPKSKLDPTIYGNQNSTITTEHVQDKLDGLTVDEAIKTNRLFILNHHNIVMPLLRKINMSANTKAYASRTLLFLQDNRTLKPLAIELSLPHPDGDQFGTVSKVYTPADKGVEGSIWQLAKAYVAVNDMGIHQLISHWLNTHAVIEPFVIATNRQLSVLHPIHKLLYPHFRNTMNINALARETLANCGGFVETYLFPAKYSMEMSAAAYKDWVFNEQALPADLIKRGVAVEDSSSPHGIRLLILDYPYAIDGLEIWAAINSWVTEYCKFYYKSDETVQKDTELQAWWKELREEGHGDKKDEAWWPKMQTRQELIDCCTIIIWIASALHAAVNFGLYSYAGFLPNRPSLSWNLMPEPGSAEYEELKTNPDKVFLKTFVPQLQTLLEMSIFEVLSRHASDEVYLGQRDSPEWTKDKEPLVAFERFVKMLNDIENRIMIMNSHKSWKNRSGPVKVPYTLLFPKSQEGLTGKGIPNSVSI